From one Lolium rigidum isolate FL_2022 chromosome 4, APGP_CSIRO_Lrig_0.1, whole genome shotgun sequence genomic stretch:
- the LOC124647820 gene encoding putative F-box/LRR-repeat protein At3g42770 translates to MNPADEDAMEFIRLDSKDFEGLTAKKFARMVNDRLLVRSNVDLHTFQLHWDEFPGIHVRGMRRWMKYAVNHNVKVLDVILDDYDKTHLPPCIFTCHSLQELNLQWGAPGNDLEHIGRVIPDEIYLPSLKKLTLRDVEFEQSSLNKFIAHSPYLEDIHLIDSLCYLNLIESKVLKKLTIDGSIDIPPCFTISAPHLISFECMRYELKNISWRDQPTLESAQIDARGTTFDGGCKFTEILVHAKKLALFGLDIKVMLEKELPTCSVFQSLVTLEIGKWYLTEDLFVVLRFLQLSPRLEKLKLIQKSAGEGAETKNRPVDGMTFQCPLLESVTIQCSEGDEGIDKLGNVLVANGVSLDKISVTILVTNKYRKDEIHVTLYEYIKKRALQEKISASEGQVKKARR, encoded by the exons ATGAATCCAGCTGATGAGGATGCCATGGAGTTTATACGCCTTGATTCTAAAGATTTTGAGGGTTTGACGGCAAAAAAGTTTGCTCGTATGGTTAACGACCGTTTGCTCGTCCGTTCCAATGTAGACTTGCACACATTCCAACTACATTGGGATGAGTTTCCTGGCATACACGTCAGAGGCATGCGGAGATGGATGAAGTATGCAGTGAACCACAATGTTAAAGTGCTCGACGTGATACTTGATGATTATGATAAGACTCATTTGCCTCCTTGCATTTTCACCTGCCACTCACTTCAGGAGCTGAATTTACAGTGGGGAGCTCCTGGCAATGATCTCGAACATATTGGACGTGTAATACCAGATGAAATCTACCTCCCGTCTCTCAAAAAGTTGACTCTGCGTGATGTGGAATTCGAGCAGTCATCTTTGAACAAGTTCATTGCTCACAGCCCTTACCTTGAAGACATACATTTGATAGATTCATTATGCTATCTTAACCTCATAGAGTCCAAGGTGTTAAAAAAGCTGACCATTGATGGCTCCATTGATATCCCACCGTGTTTTACAATATCTGCCCCACATCTGATTAGCTTTGAGTGCATGCGTTATGAACTTAAAAATATTTCTTGGAGAGACCAGCCCACTCTAGAGAGTGCACAGATAGATGCTCGTGGGACTACGTTTGATGGTGGATGTAAGTTTACAGAAATTCTTGTGCATGCCAAGAAGCTTGCCTTATTTGGTTTAGACATAAAG GTTATGTTGGAAAAGGAGCTGCCAACATGTTCAGTGTTTCAGAGCCTTGTAACTCTTGAGATTGGCAAATGGTATTTGACTGAGGACTTGTTCGTTGTGCTCCGCTTCCTCCAGCTTTCACCAAGACTAGAAAAGCTCAAGTTGATTCAAAAATCG GCTGGAGAaggagcagaaacaaagaatcggccagTTGATGGAATGACCTTTCAATGTCCACTCCTTGAAAGTGTCACGATACAATGCTCCGAGGGTGATGAAGGGATCGACAAGCTAGGGAACGTTCTGGTGGCAAACGGGGTCAGCCTGGACAAAATCAGTGTTACCATTCTAGTGACTAACAAGTACAGGAAGGATGAAATACATGTTACTCTCTATGAATATATCAAGAAAAGGGCCCTACAGGAGAAGATAAGTGCCAGTGAAGGACAGGTGAAGAAGGCAAGACGCTGA